The Gymnogyps californianus isolate 813 chromosome Z, ASM1813914v2, whole genome shotgun sequence genome has a window encoding:
- the PRKAA1 gene encoding 5'-AMP-activated protein kinase catalytic subunit alpha-1 isoform X3: MLQVDPMKRATIRDIREHEWFKQDLPKYLFPEDPSYSSTMIDDEALKEVCEKFECTEEEVLSCLYSRNHQDPLAVAYHLIIDNRRIMNEAKDFYLATSPPDSFLDDHHLSRPHPERVPFLVAEAPRPRHTLDELNPQKSKHQGVRRAKWHLGIRSQSRPNDIMAEVCRAIKQLDYEWKVVNPYYLRVRRKNPVTSAYSKMSLQLYQVDSRTYLLDFRSIDDEITEAKSGTATPQRSGSVSNYRSCQKDSDADAQGKSADTSLTSSVSSSLDSSTADLTPRPGSHTIEFFEMCANLIKILAQ, translated from the exons ATGCTGCAAGTGGATCCAATGAAGAGAGCAACCATCAGAGACATTAG gGAACATGAATGGTTTAAGCAGGACCTGCCGAAATACTTGTTTCCTGAAGACCCTTCATATAGCTCTACCATGATTGATGATGAAGCCTTAAAAGAAGTGTGTGAGAAGTTTGAATGCACTGAAGAGGAAGTGCTAAGTTGTCTATACAGCCGAAATCATCAGGACCCTTTAGCAGTTGCTTACCACCTTATTATAGATAATAGAAGAATAATGAATGAGGCCAAAGACTTCTACTTGGCTACAAGCCCACCAGATTCTTTTCTTGATGATCACCATCTGTCTCGCCCTCATCCTGAAAGAGTGCCATTTTTAGTAGCTGAAGCACCACGTCCTCGCCATACTCTTGATGAGCTGAATCCACAGAAGTCAAAACACCAAGGTGTAAGAAGAGCTAAGTGGCACTTGGGAATACGGAGTCAGAGTCGACCAAATGATATAATGGCTGAAGTTTGTCGAGCAATTAAACAACTGGATTATGAATGGAAG GTTGTAAATCCATACTATCTACGTGTTCGAAGGAAGAATCCAGTAACAAGTGCATATTCCAAAATGAGTCTGCAGTTGTATCAGGTGGATAGCAGGACATACTTACTGGACTTCCGTAGCATTGATG ATGAAATTACTGAAGCAAAGTCTGGGACTGCAACTCCACAGAGATCAGGTTCTGTGAGCAACTACAGATCCTGTCAAAAAGATTCAGATGCTGATGCGCAAGGAAAATCTGCAGACACATCCCTTACCTCATCAGTGAGCTCTTCGCTTGACTCTTCTACAGCTGACTTAACTCCAAGACCAGGGAGTCATACAATAGAATTCTTTGAGATGTGTGCAAATcttattaaaatacttgcaCAATAA